One Nitrospirota bacterium DNA segment encodes these proteins:
- the nadC gene encoding carboxylating nicotinate-nucleotide diphosphorylase gives MDLPASVTQLLRHAIEEDIGHGDITSSLIIPKESEARALFIAKGNFVLAGFPFSREVFHILDKTVSFKTFHAEGAKVIRGDVLGEVAGKTRLLLAGERTSLNILQHLSGIATLTAQFVEAVAGTKAKILDTRKTTPCHRFMEKYAVRMGGGVNHRYGLFDGILIKDNHIEAVGGIKEAVSLAKAGHHLARIEVEVENFRDLEEALEAKADIIMLDNMSIADMTEAVRIVNGRVALEASGNVTLDNVREIAETGVDMISVGALTHSVTAADISLKIVQ, from the coding sequence ATGGATTTGCCGGCAAGTGTCACCCAACTTCTGCGGCATGCGATCGAAGAGGACATCGGTCACGGTGACATAACGTCGTCTCTTATTATCCCAAAGGAAAGTGAGGCCCGGGCTCTCTTTATTGCAAAGGGAAACTTTGTGCTTGCAGGCTTTCCGTTCAGTCGGGAAGTGTTTCATATTCTTGACAAGACCGTATCGTTTAAAACATTCCACGCAGAGGGTGCAAAGGTCATCAGGGGCGATGTATTGGGCGAAGTTGCCGGAAAAACGAGGCTGCTTCTTGCGGGTGAGCGGACGAGTCTGAATATCCTTCAACATCTTTCCGGAATAGCTACCCTGACAGCCCAGTTTGTTGAGGCTGTTGCAGGAACTAAAGCGAAGATCCTTGACACCAGGAAAACGACCCCCTGCCACCGGTTCATGGAAAAGTATGCCGTCCGCATGGGCGGCGGTGTAAACCATCGGTATGGACTATTTGACGGTATATTGATCAAGGACAATCACATCGAAGCGGTCGGGGGGATAAAAGAAGCGGTCAGCCTGGCAAAGGCGGGTCATCACCTGGCAAGGATCGAGGTGGAGGTCGAGAACTTCAGAGACCTTGAGGAGGCGCTTGAGGCAAAGGCTGACATCATTATGCTTGACAATATGTCTATAGCTGACATGACCGAGGCGGTGAGGATTGTCAATGGCCGGGTTGCGCTTGAGGCCTCGGGAAATGTCACTCTCGACAATGTCCGTGAGATTGCTGAAACTGGCGTTGATATGATATCTGTCGGTGCCCTGACCCATTCCGTGACCGCTGCAGACATCAGCCTCAAGATAGTCCAGTAG
- the galT gene encoding galactose-1-phosphate uridylyltransferase, with translation MPELRKDPIVGRWVIISIERGKRPTDFLSASQRKKGGFCPFCPGNEYTTPPEIMAFRPPNSAANSPDWTLRVMPNKFPALQIYGDLNKSGEGIFDKMNGVGAHEVIVETPDHNLSLATMSQKAVEDVLWAAFLRLSDLKKDQRFKYGLVFKNEGEVAGASLEHTHTQLIALPIVPKLVKEELDAARQHYEFKERCIFCDVISQELADGKRVIYENAKYVALAPFAPRAPFETWILPKRHESTFSPAEKNYSDLAEILQRILRQMDRILDAPPYNFVIHTSPFYDEVNDYYHWHIELVPKLTKIAGFEWGSGFYINPTPPEESAKFMREARI, from the coding sequence ATGCCTGAACTGAGAAAAGATCCCATTGTAGGAAGATGGGTGATTATATCGATCGAGCGGGGGAAAAGACCGACGGATTTTCTTTCTGCATCGCAGAGAAAAAAAGGCGGCTTCTGTCCCTTTTGTCCGGGGAATGAATATACGACACCGCCGGAAATAATGGCCTTCAGGCCGCCTAATTCCGCGGCCAACAGCCCTGACTGGACACTGCGCGTTATGCCCAACAAATTTCCTGCCCTGCAGATTTACGGCGACCTGAACAAGTCAGGCGAAGGTATTTTTGACAAGATGAATGGTGTTGGCGCCCATGAGGTCATTGTTGAAACACCCGACCACAACCTTTCCCTTGCGACCATGTCGCAGAAGGCAGTTGAGGATGTACTCTGGGCAGCGTTTCTCAGACTGTCCGACCTGAAGAAGGACCAGCGCTTCAAATATGGCCTGGTCTTCAAAAACGAGGGAGAGGTTGCCGGAGCATCTCTTGAGCATACTCATACGCAGCTTATCGCGCTTCCTATCGTACCGAAACTGGTCAAGGAAGAGCTTGATGCGGCTCGTCAACACTACGAGTTCAAGGAGCGGTGCATCTTTTGCGATGTTATCAGTCAGGAACTTGCAGATGGCAAACGGGTCATCTACGAAAATGCCAAATATGTGGCGCTTGCTCCTTTTGCTCCCCGTGCACCTTTTGAGACATGGATTCTGCCGAAGCGGCATGAGTCGACATTCAGTCCGGCTGAAAAGAACTATAGCGATCTGGCTGAGATCCTCCAGCGCATTCTGCGCCAGATGGACAGGATTCTGGATGCGCCGCCCTATAATTTTGTTATCCATACCTCGCCGTTTTATGATGAGGTGAATGACTATTACCACTGGCATATAGAACTGGTGCCGAAGCTTACAAAAATTGCGGGATTTGAGTGGGGATCAGGCTTCTATATTAATCCGACACCGCCTGAGGAGTCTGCCAAGTTCATGCGCGAGGCCAGGATTTGA
- a CDS encoding response regulator gives MARKLLLADDSITIQKVVELVLAEEDFEIKSVSNGEDALNLIEGFKPDIVLADIEMPKVNGYQLCDKIKKNPATAHIPVILLAGAFEPIDEELASQIKADDSVIKPFESQELISKINSVLTMGSAGEEEFLAAEESDAVTGEDVFVLAEDAEEVVAVAEAEDDLWSMEEVPEITEALSAESEEETFEIAEEAVFPEIEEAPARPASVAAAIEVPEPRVVREVVMPEVVLPSKEEMLAVFEKTVNSSVTAFLSNLDIKGVILESLTPAMKESVEKVLWEIAPELAEKLLKEVLQGSIASLTGQVEKVIWETVPDLATTMISKEIEKIKSEF, from the coding sequence ATGGCTCGCAAGCTATTACTCGCGGATGACAGTATAACCATACAGAAGGTTGTGGAGCTCGTCCTCGCTGAGGAAGATTTTGAGATAAAGTCCGTGAGTAATGGTGAGGACGCGCTGAATCTGATCGAAGGCTTCAAACCGGACATTGTACTTGCTGATATAGAGATGCCCAAAGTGAACGGGTATCAACTTTGCGACAAGATTAAAAAGAATCCTGCTACCGCTCATATCCCTGTCATTCTCCTTGCCGGAGCGTTTGAACCGATTGACGAAGAGCTCGCATCCCAGATCAAAGCTGACGATTCTGTGATTAAGCCCTTTGAATCACAGGAGCTGATCAGCAAGATCAATTCAGTTCTGACCATGGGGTCTGCCGGTGAAGAAGAGTTTCTTGCTGCTGAAGAGAGCGATGCAGTAACAGGTGAAGATGTCTTTGTTCTTGCGGAAGATGCCGAAGAGGTGGTAGCGGTTGCCGAAGCTGAAGATGATCTATGGTCTATGGAAGAGGTTCCGGAAATCACTGAAGCGCTCAGTGCAGAGTCAGAAGAAGAGACCTTTGAAATTGCGGAGGAGGCTGTGTTTCCCGAAATTGAAGAAGCTCCTGCCCGGCCTGCGTCTGTTGCAGCGGCTATCGAGGTGCCTGAGCCTCGGGTCGTCAGGGAAGTCGTGATGCCGGAAGTGGTTCTGCCCTCAAAAGAGGAGATGCTGGCTGTCTTTGAAAAGACGGTGAATTCGAGCGTAACCGCTTTCCTGTCAAACCTTGATATCAAGGGAGTAATCCTGGAATCGCTTACACCGGCCATGAAAGAATCGGTTGAAAAGGTCCTCTGGGAGATAGCTCCGGAGCTTGCCGAGAAGCTGCTTAAAGAAGTTCTCCAGGGCTCAATTGCCTCTCTTACCGGTCAGGTGGAAAAGGTTATCTGGGAGACTGTTCCTGATCTGGCAACTACCATGATCTCGAAGGAGATCGAGAAGATTAAGTCTGAATTTTAG
- the glgA gene encoding glycogen synthase GlgA, which produces MNILIACSEAVPYAKTGGLADVTGALVREFRRKKHKASLILPLYKTIREKFRLHKTGKTIRVPMGNFALEGTIYMAGKGTVPDAYFIECNQLFDRPELYGTAYGEYGDNAVRFIFFCRAVLEACIVLDIHPDIIHCNDWQSGLIPVYLKSLYAHHRQFSATATLFTVHNLGYQGNYEPANVPFTGLGWDYFVPERLEFFGTLSFMKAGLLYADLLNTVSETYGREILDPEHGCSMDGLLTKRREDLFGIINGIDTQEWDPQKDTFLPSTYSAKELRGKSLCREELIRLAGFENRKAPVVSIVSRLSSQKGLDIVLDAIDELVHLGANLVVLGRGEELYQSALKGKAEEHRGKVYLRIGFEEPLAHVIYGGSDFFLMPSRYEPCGLGQLIAMKYGTVPIARKTGGLADTIDDYDHLVGRGTGFLFEEYASQALLSAAKRAFCVYTDRKKMQALICQAMEKNFTWETAATGYLDLYRKAGKKRYT; this is translated from the coding sequence TTGAATATTCTGATCGCATGCAGTGAGGCAGTACCGTATGCAAAGACCGGAGGGCTCGCTGATGTGACGGGCGCTCTTGTCCGTGAGTTCCGCAGGAAAAAGCATAAGGCCTCACTGATCCTTCCCCTGTATAAGACTATCAGGGAGAAGTTCAGACTGCATAAAACAGGGAAAACGATCAGGGTTCCTATGGGCAATTTTGCCCTTGAAGGCACTATCTATATGGCAGGGAAGGGTACTGTGCCTGATGCATACTTTATCGAGTGCAATCAGCTCTTTGACAGACCCGAACTCTATGGAACTGCTTATGGCGAGTATGGGGATAATGCCGTCAGATTTATTTTCTTTTGCCGCGCGGTTCTTGAAGCCTGCATTGTGCTGGATATTCATCCTGACATTATCCACTGCAACGACTGGCAGAGCGGACTGATACCGGTATATCTCAAAAGCCTTTACGCCCATCACCGGCAGTTCAGCGCGACCGCAACGCTCTTCACGGTACATAACCTCGGGTATCAGGGCAATTATGAGCCTGCCAATGTGCCTTTTACCGGTCTGGGGTGGGACTATTTTGTGCCGGAGCGGCTTGAGTTTTTCGGTACGCTCAGCTTTATGAAAGCAGGGCTGCTGTATGCTGATCTGCTCAATACGGTAAGTGAAACCTATGGTCGGGAGATCCTTGATCCCGAACACGGATGCAGCATGGACGGACTGCTTACGAAAAGAAGAGAGGATCTGTTCGGCATCATTAACGGAATTGATACTCAGGAATGGGACCCGCAGAAGGATACATTTCTCCCCTCAACATACAGCGCAAAGGAGCTCAGGGGCAAGAGCCTCTGCAGAGAAGAACTGATCAGGCTTGCAGGGTTTGAAAACAGGAAGGCCCCTGTTGTCAGTATCGTCAGCAGGCTTTCTTCTCAGAAGGGGCTTGACATAGTCCTCGATGCTATCGATGAACTTGTCCACCTTGGTGCGAATCTCGTGGTGCTGGGCAGGGGCGAGGAACTCTACCAGTCTGCACTGAAAGGCAAGGCTGAAGAGCACCGGGGAAAGGTCTATCTGCGCATCGGCTTTGAAGAGCCGTTGGCCCATGTTATCTACGGCGGATCTGATTTTTTTCTTATGCCATCGCGGTATGAACCATGCGGCTTGGGCCAGTTGATCGCCATGAAATACGGAACTGTTCCGATTGCCCGAAAGACCGGTGGCCTTGCAGATACCATTGATGACTACGATCATCTTGTTGGCAGGGGAACGGGATTTCTTTTTGAGGAATACGCATCACAAGCATTGCTTTCAGCCGCAAAAAGAGCGTTCTGCGTTTATACTGACAGAAAAAAGATGCAGGCGTTGATCTGCCAGGCGATGGAGAAGAATTTTACCTGGGAGACGGCTGCCACAGGATATCTTGACCTGTACCGTAAGGCAGGGAAAAAGCGATATACATGA
- a CDS encoding SAP domain-containing protein, with product MTLKEVKERAMNYDIKAGKMKKDELVRAIQRAEGNFDCFGTAVSGDCSQEDCLWRKDCLSC from the coding sequence ATGACGCTGAAAGAGGTTAAGGAGAGGGCCATGAATTATGATATCAAGGCTGGCAAGATGAAAAAAGACGAGCTTGTCAGGGCTATCCAGAGAGCAGAGGGCAATTTCGACTGCTTTGGGACTGCTGTATCAGGTGACTGTTCTCAGGAGGATTGTCTCTGGCGCAAGGACTGCCTGAGCTGTTGA
- a CDS encoding valine--tRNA ligase, which produces MAELDKSYNPEITEKKWYEFWTGRNLFTADPNAPGEPFTIVIPPPNVTGTLHMGHALNATLQDILIRWKRMSGYNVLWVPGMDHAGIATQNVVERQMASEKIDRHQLGRDVFIERVWTWKGEYGGRIINQLKRLGSSCDWSRERFTLDTGLSKAVVEVFVTLYEQGLIYRDNRLINWCPRCHTALSDIEVEHEDVDGKLTHIKYPFTDKSGHVIVATTRPETMLGDTAVAVNPEDERYQHLIGRTIDLPLTDRKIPIIADASVDPAFGTGAVKVTPSHDFNDEATAKRQSPVLPFITVIALNGTMTAEAGKKYAGMDRYACRKAVIKDLLEMDLIEKQDPYTHAISQCYRCKTVIEPLPALQWYVKVAPLAEKAMDAVRTGKTNFVPKSWENTYFAWMENIRDWCISRQIWWGHRIPAWHCDCGEVMVSRREPEQCGKCGNIRLKQDDDVLDTWFSSALWPFSTLGWPDETPELKKYYPTAVLVTGFDIIFFWVARMMMMGIHFMKEVPFRDVYIHALVRDASGQKMSKSKGNVIDPLLMMDKYGTDAFRFTLAVFAAQGRDVKFSEERVEGYRHFVNKLWNASRFILANTEGSRKPAVADMAHLDVGSRWIVSRLSAAAGDVHRALEEYRFNDAAGSMYSFVWHELCDWYIEMVKPVLYGEDGDKEAVKECLLYILESTIRLLHPFMPFVTEEIWQTMPHEGESIVTAPYPRDIPRDISAEEQMEVIMETVMAIRTIRGELNISPSVELRAIVKTHADHTKDILADNMLFLKKLSRADIQKIGADVEKPKGSSVAVRTHVEVYVPLEGLLDLDIEIERIKKEMEKLQETAAFLGKKLNNEDFVGRAPKEIVAKEREKYDDCIRRMDRVKENLQKMLDLKGTEA; this is translated from the coding sequence ATGGCAGAATTAGATAAGAGTTATAACCCCGAAATAACAGAAAAGAAATGGTATGAGTTCTGGACAGGCAGGAACCTGTTCACTGCTGACCCGAACGCGCCCGGTGAGCCCTTTACGATCGTTATCCCGCCCCCCAATGTTACGGGGACGCTTCATATGGGTCACGCGCTGAATGCGACCCTGCAGGATATTCTGATCCGCTGGAAACGGATGAGCGGGTACAATGTCCTTTGGGTGCCGGGTATGGACCATGCCGGGATAGCTACGCAGAACGTCGTCGAGCGCCAAATGGCATCGGAGAAGATCGACCGCCATCAGCTGGGCAGGGATGTATTCATCGAGCGGGTCTGGACATGGAAGGGTGAATACGGCGGCAGGATTATTAATCAGCTTAAGCGGCTCGGTTCTTCCTGTGACTGGTCACGCGAGCGCTTCACTCTTGATACAGGCCTTTCAAAGGCTGTTGTCGAAGTCTTTGTTACCCTTTATGAGCAGGGGCTTATCTACCGTGACAACCGGCTGATTAACTGGTGTCCCAGGTGTCATACCGCGCTTTCCGATATTGAGGTGGAGCACGAGGATGTTGACGGCAAACTGACTCATATCAAGTATCCCTTTACTGACAAAAGCGGCCATGTAATTGTTGCTACCACACGACCTGAGACCATGTTGGGCGACACGGCAGTTGCGGTGAATCCGGAAGATGAGCGATACCAGCATCTGATCGGCAGGACCATTGACCTTCCGCTTACGGACAGGAAGATACCAATTATTGCTGATGCTTCAGTCGACCCGGCTTTCGGAACCGGTGCCGTGAAGGTGACGCCTTCTCATGATTTTAATGACGAGGCCACGGCAAAGAGGCAGTCGCCAGTGCTCCCCTTTATCACGGTCATTGCGCTTAATGGGACCATGACCGCAGAAGCGGGGAAGAAGTATGCGGGAATGGACCGGTATGCCTGCAGGAAGGCGGTCATTAAAGATCTTCTTGAAATGGATCTGATCGAAAAGCAGGACCCATACACGCATGCCATCAGTCAGTGCTATCGCTGCAAAACGGTCATCGAGCCGCTGCCTGCTCTTCAGTGGTATGTGAAGGTAGCCCCCCTTGCGGAAAAGGCGATGGATGCGGTTCGGACCGGCAAGACGAATTTTGTGCCCAAGTCCTGGGAGAATACCTATTTTGCCTGGATGGAGAATATCAGGGACTGGTGCATTTCTCGCCAGATCTGGTGGGGCCACAGGATCCCTGCCTGGCACTGCGATTGCGGTGAAGTGATGGTCAGCCGCAGAGAGCCTGAACAATGCGGTAAATGCGGCAATATCCGGCTCAAACAGGATGATGATGTCCTTGATACCTGGTTTTCTTCGGCGCTCTGGCCGTTCTCGACGCTGGGCTGGCCTGACGAAACCCCGGAACTGAAGAAATATTATCCGACGGCGGTGTTGGTTACCGGATTTGATATCATCTTCTTCTGGGTTGCTCGCATGATGATGATGGGAATTCATTTCATGAAAGAGGTGCCGTTCAGGGATGTGTACATTCATGCCCTTGTCAGAGATGCAAGCGGCCAGAAAATGTCGAAATCAAAGGGCAATGTGATCGATCCTCTGCTCATGATGGACAAATACGGCACTGATGCGTTCCGGTTCACGCTTGCGGTCTTTGCTGCCCAGGGACGTGACGTTAAGTTCTCGGAGGAACGGGTTGAGGGGTACCGCCACTTTGTGAATAAGCTCTGGAATGCTTCACGGTTCATCCTCGCAAACACTGAAGGCAGCAGGAAACCGGCAGTTGCTGATATGGCGCATCTTGATGTCGGCAGCAGATGGATCGTCTCCAGACTTTCTGCTGCAGCGGGCGACGTGCATAGGGCGCTTGAGGAATACCGCTTCAATGATGCGGCTGGCAGCATGTACTCGTTTGTCTGGCATGAACTCTGCGACTGGTACATCGAAATGGTAAAGCCGGTGCTCTACGGCGAAGACGGAGATAAAGAAGCGGTAAAAGAGTGCCTCCTGTATATCCTCGAAAGTACGATCAGGCTGCTCCATCCGTTCATGCCCTTTGTCACGGAAGAGATCTGGCAGACTATGCCTCATGAAGGAGAGAGTATCGTAACGGCCCCGTATCCCCGGGACATCCCCCGTGATATTTCTGCTGAGGAGCAGATGGAAGTTATCATGGAGACGGTCATGGCGATCAGGACTATCAGGGGTGAGCTTAACATATCTCCGTCCGTTGAACTGAGGGCGATCGTAAAGACCCATGCTGACCATACAAAAGATATTCTTGCAGATAATATGCTCTTTTTGAAGAAACTGAGCCGTGCTGATATTCAGAAGATTGGCGCTGATGTCGAAAAACCGAAGGGTTCTTCTGTAGCGGTCAGGACCCATGTCGAAGTATATGTTCCTCTTGAGGGATTGCTTGATCTTGACATCGAGATAGAACGCATCAAAAAAGAAATGGAAAAGCTGCAGGAGACGGCGGCCTTCCTTGGTAAAAAACTGAACAATGAAGACTTTGTCGGCAGGGCCCCGAAAGAGATCGTTGCAAAAGAAAGAGAAAAATACGACGATTGTATAAGAAGGATGGACCGCGTTAAGGAAAATCTGCAGAAAATGCTGGACCTTAAGGGAACAGAGGCATAA